A single window of Labrus mixtus chromosome 23, fLabMix1.1, whole genome shotgun sequence DNA harbors:
- the LOC132958219 gene encoding uncharacterized protein LOC132958219 isoform X4 produces the protein MTSSAFAICLTYLLLGEIVWTTAVNLSSSVGEENGFVSVQSGQSLILKCFYEVNVAARIYWYKQVLGQKPRLISTFYLFDRNGTFHGAFKGNQRFSLDTQNGKNHLTIADLRVSDSATYYCINCYLSALEMLESTIVSVQGSGLNVPAVVHQSASETNQPGGSVTLNCTVHTGTCDGEHSVYWFKNSEESHPGLIYTHGGGNDQCVRNVNSQTHTCAYNLPMKNLNLSHIGTYYCAVASCGHILFGNGTKLDFTDDVDIFLKKYFNIVFLVLNTILVVILTVLAIVIIMTKCDQCTEAGAEPSAPITTTAESSHDVDNVQYAAFNGSKTKSDGTWSECVYLYAKQES, from the exons ATGACATCGTCAGCGTTTGCTATCTGTCTAACATATTTGTTACTGGGGGAAATCG TTTGGACGACTGCTGTAAATCTGTCATCATCCGTTGGTGAAGAGAATGGTTTTGTATCTGTACAATCTGGGCAGAGCTTGATCCTGAAATGTTTCTATGAAGTTAACGTTGCTGCAAGGATTTATTGGTATAAACAGGTGCTGGGACAGAAACCGAGGCTCATCTCTACATTCTACTTGTTTGATAGAAATGGCACTTTTCATGGTGCATTCAAAGGAAATCAGCGCTTCTCACTGGATACTCAAAATGGTAAAAACCATTTGACAATCGCAGATCTGCGTGTTTCGGACTCAGCTACGTATTACTGCATAAACTGCTACTTGTCTGCATTGGAAATGTTGGAGAGCACTATTGTCAGTGTGCAGGGTTCAGGTTTAAACGTCCCAGCTGTGGTCCATCAGTCTGCATCTGAGACCAACCAGCCAGGAGGCTCTGTGACTCTGAACTGTACAGTCCACACTGGGACCTGTGATGGAGAACACAGTGTTTACTGGTTCAAAAACTCTGAGGAATCTCATCCAGGACTAATTTACACTCATGGAGGCGGGAATGATCAGTGTGTGAGGAACGttaactcacaaacacacacctgtgctTACAACTTGCCAATGAAGAACCTCAATCTTTCTCATATTGGAACCTACTACTGCGCTGTCGCTTCATGTGGACACATTCTGTTTGGAAACGGGACCAAGCTGGACTTTACAG ATGACGTGgacatttttctgaaaaaatacttcaatattgtttttttggtactGAACACCATCCTGGTTGTCATACTTACTGTCCTTGCGATTGTGATCATTATGACAAAGTGTGACCAATGCACAG aagcTGGTGCAGAACCTTCTGCTCCCATCACAACCACCGCAGAG AGCTCCCATGACGTAGATAATGTGCAATATGCGGCTTTCAACGGTTCAAAAACAAAGAGCGACGGCACctggagtgagtgtgtgtacttgtACGCAAAGCAGGAAAGTTGA
- the LOC132958219 gene encoding uncharacterized protein LOC132958219 isoform X2, which yields MAPPTFALYFTCLFMANFAFSTTSKSSFLHFQTVSVGESVTLLCTCQDETAMMFYWYKQTLGQIPQLMTTFYKHNDRVTFHDKFNNNPRFSFNPENRKYSLKIWDFGISDSATYFCIGSDLYNFEFCQSTTVSAKDLDIQAIVHQSVSETTTKPGASMTLTCTVHTGTCDGEHSVYWFKNSEESHSGLIYTHGGRNDQCERNHTPQTHSCVYNLPMTNLNLSHAGTYYCAVASCGHIVFGDGTKLDFHNDVDIFLKKYFNIVFLVLNTILVVILTVLAIVIIMTKCDQCTAGAEPSAPITTTAESSHDVDNVQYAAFNGSKTKSDGTWSECVYLYAKQES from the exons ATGGCACCTCCAACCTTTGCTTTGTATTTCACATGCCTTTTCATGGCCAATTTTG ctttttCGACAACTTCCAAAagttcatttttacattttcaaactgtcaGTGTTGGAGAAAGTGTGACCTTGCTGTGCACCTGTCAAGATGAAACAGCCATGATGTTTTACTGGTATAAGCAAACTTTGGGACAGATACCCCAGCTGATGACTACATTCTATAAGCATAATGATCGTGTCACCTTTCATGACAAATTTAATAACAACCCACGTTTCTCATTTAATCCTGAAAACCGTAAATATTCCTTGAAGATTTGGGATTTTGGAATTTCAGATTCAGCGACTTACTTCTGCATTGGGAGTGATTTATATAACTTTGAATTTTGTCAGAGTACAACTGTCAGTGCAAAGGATTTAGATATCCAAGCCATTGTCCATCAGTCAGTGTCTGAGACCACCACCAAGCCAGGAGCTAGCATGACTCTGACCTGTACAGTCCACACTGGGACCTGTGATGGAGAACACAGTGTTTACTGGTTCAAAAACTCTGAAGAATCTCACTCAGGACTCATTTACACCCATGGTGGCAGGAATGATCAGTGTGAGAGGAACCacactccacaaacacacagttgtgTCTACAATTTGCCAATGACCAACCTAAATCTTTCTCATGCTGGGACCTACTACTGCGCTGTTGCATCATGTGGACACATTGTGTTTGGAGATGGGACTAAACTGGACTTTCACA ATGACGTGgacatttttctgaaaaaatacttcaatattgtttttttggtactGAACACCATCCTGGTTGTCATACTTACTGTCCTTGCGATTGTGATCATTATGACAAAGTGTGACCAATGCACAG cTGGTGCAGAACCTTCTGCTCCCATCACAACCACCGCAGAG AGCTCCCATGACGTAGATAATGTGCAATATGCGGCTTTCAACGGTTCAAAAACAAAGAGCGACGGCACctggagtgagtgtgtgtacttgtACGCAAAGCAGGAAAGTTGA
- the LOC132958219 gene encoding uncharacterized protein LOC132958219 isoform X1: MAPPTFALYFTCLFMANFAFSTTSKSSFLHFQTVSVGESVTLLCTCQDETAMMFYWYKQTLGQIPQLMTTFYKHNDRVTFHDKFNNNPRFSFNPENRKYSLKIWDFGISDSATYFCIGSDLYNFEFCQSTTVSAKDLDIQAIVHQSVSETTTKPGASMTLTCTVHTGTCDGEHSVYWFKNSEESHSGLIYTHGGRNDQCERNHTPQTHSCVYNLPMTNLNLSHAGTYYCAVASCGHIVFGDGTKLDFHNDVDIFLKKYFNIVFLVLNTILVVILTVLAIVIIMTKCDQCTEAGAEPSAPITTTAESSHDVDNVQYAAFNGSKTKSDGTWSECVYLYAKQES, from the exons ATGGCACCTCCAACCTTTGCTTTGTATTTCACATGCCTTTTCATGGCCAATTTTG ctttttCGACAACTTCCAAAagttcatttttacattttcaaactgtcaGTGTTGGAGAAAGTGTGACCTTGCTGTGCACCTGTCAAGATGAAACAGCCATGATGTTTTACTGGTATAAGCAAACTTTGGGACAGATACCCCAGCTGATGACTACATTCTATAAGCATAATGATCGTGTCACCTTTCATGACAAATTTAATAACAACCCACGTTTCTCATTTAATCCTGAAAACCGTAAATATTCCTTGAAGATTTGGGATTTTGGAATTTCAGATTCAGCGACTTACTTCTGCATTGGGAGTGATTTATATAACTTTGAATTTTGTCAGAGTACAACTGTCAGTGCAAAGGATTTAGATATCCAAGCCATTGTCCATCAGTCAGTGTCTGAGACCACCACCAAGCCAGGAGCTAGCATGACTCTGACCTGTACAGTCCACACTGGGACCTGTGATGGAGAACACAGTGTTTACTGGTTCAAAAACTCTGAAGAATCTCACTCAGGACTCATTTACACCCATGGTGGCAGGAATGATCAGTGTGAGAGGAACCacactccacaaacacacagttgtgTCTACAATTTGCCAATGACCAACCTAAATCTTTCTCATGCTGGGACCTACTACTGCGCTGTTGCATCATGTGGACACATTGTGTTTGGAGATGGGACTAAACTGGACTTTCACA ATGACGTGgacatttttctgaaaaaatacttcaatattgtttttttggtactGAACACCATCCTGGTTGTCATACTTACTGTCCTTGCGATTGTGATCATTATGACAAAGTGTGACCAATGCACAG aagcTGGTGCAGAACCTTCTGCTCCCATCACAACCACCGCAGAG AGCTCCCATGACGTAGATAATGTGCAATATGCGGCTTTCAACGGTTCAAAAACAAAGAGCGACGGCACctggagtgagtgtgtgtacttgtACGCAAAGCAGGAAAGTTGA
- the LOC132958219 gene encoding uncharacterized protein LOC132958219 isoform X3, which yields MSSLRQCSGAILFLFIIVIQGVRNMFTAFPKKDSQPDWPIKFKVSSVKSEEGVEISVIHHSNRSTMAPPTFALYFTCLFMANFAFSTTSKSSFLHFQTVSVGESVTLLCTCQDETAMMFYWYKQTLGQIPQLMTTFYKHNDRVTFHDKFNNNPRFSFNPENRKYSLKIWDFGISDSATYFCIGSDLYNFEFCQSTTVSAKDLDIQATVHQSVSETTTKPGASMTLTCTVHPGTCDGEHSVYWFKNSEESHSGLIYTHGGRNDQCERNHTPQTHSCVYNLPMTNLNLSHAGTYYCAVASCGHIVFGDGTKLESKGDPPVLVYILSTALAFTTILVALLAFSLYKMKSRNCMCPEDSSPATMVSIVHY from the exons atgtcctctttaagacaATGTTCAGGAGCTATATTATTTTTGTTCATCATTGTCATTCAGGGGGTACggaacatgtttacagcgtTTCCAAAAAAAGACAGTCAACCTGATTGGCCGATCAAATTCAAAGTCTcctctgtgaagagtgaagaagGAGTAGAGATTTCAGTCATTCATCACAGCAATCGCAGCACGATGGCACCTCCAACCTTTGCTTTGTATTTCACATGCCTTTTCATGGCCAATTTTG ctttttCGACAACTTCCAAAagttcatttttacattttcaaactgtcaGTGTTGGAGAAAGTGTGACCTTGCTGTGCACCTGTCAAGATGAAACAGCCATGATGTTTTACTGGTATAAGCAAACTTTGGGACAGATACCCCAGCTGATGACTACATTCTATAAGCATAATGATCGTGTCACCTTTCATGACAAATTTAATAACAACCCACGTTTCTCATTTAATCCTGAAAACCGTAAATATTCCTTGAAGATTTGGGATTTTGGAATTTCAGATTCAGCGACTTACTTCTGCATTGGGAGTGATTTATATAACTTTGAATTTTGTCAGAGTACAACTGTCAGTGCAAAGGATTTAGATATCCAAGCCACTGTCCATCAGTCAGTGTCTGAGACCACCACCAAGCCAGGAGCTAGCATGACTCTGACCTGTACAGTCCACCCTGGGACCTGTGATGGAGAACACAGTGTTTACTGGTTCAAAAACTCTGAAGAATCTCACTCAGGACTCATTTACACCCATGGTGGCAGGAATGATCAGTGTGAGAGGAACCacactccacaaacacacagttgtgTCTACAATTTGCCAATGACCAACCTAAATCTTTCTCATGCTGGGACCTACTACTGCGCTGTTGCATCATGTGGACACATTGTGTTTGGAGATGGGACCAAGCTGGAATCAAAGG GTGACCCTCCTGTCTTGGTGTACATCTTGAGCACAGCTTTGGCATTCACCACCATCCTCGTTGCTTTGTTGGCCTTCTCTTTGTACAAGATGAAAAGCAGAAACTGCATGTGTCCAG AAGACTCCAGTCCAGCTACAATGGTAAGTATCGTACACtattaa
- the LOC132958456 gene encoding uncharacterized protein LOC132958456, producing MTSPTVVVYLTCLVLGEIAWTVSLKLSPSVRHERREAGESLTLTCDFKDDYSSTSTVYWYKQTIGEKLRLVSEFYKYGAANRSHGEFKDNPRFTLNAQNGHYHLTISDLNMSDSATYHCISCFSCALKIQETVIVSVKGPGVNIPAVVHQTASETIEPGGSVTLNCTVHPGTCDGEHSVYWFKNSHPGLIYTHGGKNDQCVRKANSQTNTCVYNLPMKNLHVSNIGTYYCAVASCGHILFGNGTKLDSGDGLNSPALVYCLSGALIFATILIVVMAFLLYKMNKRNHLLSQEAQARFSAPAIRNHEGHREADNLFYATLNVNMPNTSRRQRNTTKDECVYSSVKQ from the exons ATGACATCTCCAACTGTTGTTGTCTACCTGACATGTTTGGTCCTGGGGGAAATTG catGGACAGTTTCTCTAAAATTGTCTCCATCAGTTCGTCATGAGAGACGAGAAGCTGGGGAGAGCTTGACTTTAACATGTGACTTCAAAGATGATTATTCTTCCACCTCAACCGTTTATTGGTACAAGCAAACAATCGGAGAGAAATTAAGGCTTGTCTCTGAATTCTACAAATACGGAGCAGCTAATCGTTCTCATGGTGAATTTAAAGACAATCCCCGCTTCACACTGAATGCTCAAAATGGTCATTATCACCTAACCATCTCAGATTTGAACATGTCAGACTCAGCTACTTACCACTGCATAAGCTGTTTTTCCTGCGCATTAAAAATTCAGGAAACTGTGATTGTCAGTGTAAAAGGTCCAGGAGTGAACATCCCAGCTGTGGTCCATCAGACTGCATCAGAGACCATCGAGCCAGGAGGCTCTGTGACTCTGAACTGTACAGTCCACCCTGGGACCTGTGATGGAGAGCACAGTGTTTACTGGTTCAAAAACTCTCACCCAGGATTAATTTACACCCATGGAGGCAAGAATGATCAGTGTGTGAGGAAAGCtaactcacaaacaaacacctgtgtCTACAACTTGCCAATGAAAAACCTACATGTTTCTAATATTGGGACTTACTACTGCGCTGTCGCTTCATGCGGACACATTCTGTTTGGAAACGGGACCAAGCTGGACTCTGGAG ATGGCCTGAACTCTCCTGCCTTGGTGTATTGCTTGAGTGGAGCTTTGATATTTGCGACCATCCTGATAGTCGTCATGGCCTTCTTACTGTACAAGATGAACAAAAGAAACCATCTCCTATCTCAAG AGGCTCAAGCTAGATTTTCTGCTCCTGCCATAAGAAACCATGAG GGTCACAGAGAAGCAGACAACCTCTTCTATGCCACTCTTAACGTTAATATGCCCAACACATcgaggagacagagaaacacaaccaaagacgAGTGTGTGTACTCCAGCGTAAAGCAGTAG
- the LOC132958219 gene encoding uncharacterized protein LOC132958219 isoform X5 — MTSSAFAICLTYLLLGEIVWTTAVNLSSSVGEENGFVSVQSGQSLILKCFYEVNVAARIYWYKQVLGQKPRLISTFYLFDRNGTFHGAFKGNQRFSLDTQNGKNHLTIADLRVSDSATYYCINCYLSALEMLESTIVSVQGSGLNVPAVVHQSASETNQPGGSVTLNCTVHTGTCDGEHSVYWFKNSEESHPGLIYTHGGGNDQCVRNVNSQTHTCAYNLPMKNLNLSHIGTYYCAVASCGHILFGNGTKLDFTGDPPVLVYILSTALAFTTILVALLAFSLYKMKSRNCMCPEDSSPATMVSIVHY, encoded by the exons ATGACATCGTCAGCGTTTGCTATCTGTCTAACATATTTGTTACTGGGGGAAATCG TTTGGACGACTGCTGTAAATCTGTCATCATCCGTTGGTGAAGAGAATGGTTTTGTATCTGTACAATCTGGGCAGAGCTTGATCCTGAAATGTTTCTATGAAGTTAACGTTGCTGCAAGGATTTATTGGTATAAACAGGTGCTGGGACAGAAACCGAGGCTCATCTCTACATTCTACTTGTTTGATAGAAATGGCACTTTTCATGGTGCATTCAAAGGAAATCAGCGCTTCTCACTGGATACTCAAAATGGTAAAAACCATTTGACAATCGCAGATCTGCGTGTTTCGGACTCAGCTACGTATTACTGCATAAACTGCTACTTGTCTGCATTGGAAATGTTGGAGAGCACTATTGTCAGTGTGCAGGGTTCAGGTTTAAACGTCCCAGCTGTGGTCCATCAGTCTGCATCTGAGACCAACCAGCCAGGAGGCTCTGTGACTCTGAACTGTACAGTCCACACTGGGACCTGTGATGGAGAACACAGTGTTTACTGGTTCAAAAACTCTGAGGAATCTCATCCAGGACTAATTTACACTCATGGAGGCGGGAATGATCAGTGTGTGAGGAACGttaactcacaaacacacacctgtgctTACAACTTGCCAATGAAGAACCTCAATCTTTCTCATATTGGAACCTACTACTGCGCTGTCGCTTCATGTGGACACATTCTGTTTGGAAACGGGACCAAGCTGGACTTTACAG GTGACCCTCCTGTCTTGGTGTACATCTTGAGCACAGCTTTGGCATTCACCACCATCCTCGTTGCTTTGTTGGCCTTCTCTTTGTACAAGATGAAAAGCAGAAACTGCATGTGTCCAG AAGACTCCAGTCCAGCTACAATGGTAAGTATCGTACACtattaa
- the LOC132958793 gene encoding uncharacterized protein LOC132958793, which produces MTSPTVVVYLTCLVLGEIAWTVSLKLSPSVRHERREAGESLTLTCDFKDDYSSTSNVYWYKQTIGEKLSLVSEFTKYGGANISHGEFKDNQRFTLDAQNGHYHLTISDLNMFDSATYHCLSCFYSTLKIQETVIVSVKGPGVNIPAVVHQTASETIEPGGSVTLNCTVHPGTCDGEHSVYWFKNSHPGFIYTHGGKNDQCVRKANSQTNTCVYNLPMKNLHVSNIGTYYCAVASCGHILFGNGTKLDFGDGLNSPALVYFLSGALIFATILIVVMAFLLYKMNKRNRLLSQEAQARFSAPAIRNHEGHREADNLFYATLNVNMPNTSRRQRNTTKDECVYSSVKQ; this is translated from the exons ATGACATCTCCAACTGTTGTTGTCTACCTGACATGTTTGGTCCTGGGGGAAATTG catGGACAGTTTCTCTAAAATTGTCTCCATCAGTTCGTCATGAGAGACGAGAAGCTGGGGAGAGCTTGACTTTAACATGTGACTTCAAAGATGATTATTCTTCCACCTCAAACGTTTATTGGTACAAGCAAACAATCGGAGAGAAATTAAGCCTTGTCTCTGAATTCACCAAATACGGAGGAGCTAATATTTCTCATGGTGAATTTAAAGACAATCAACGCTTCACATTGGACGCTCAAAATGGTCATTATCACCTAACCATCTCAGATTTGAACATGTTTGACTCAGCTACCTACCACTGCTTAAGCTGTTTTTACTCCACATTAAAAATTCAGGAAACCGTGATTGTCAGTGTAAAAGGTCCAGGAGTGAACATCCCAGCTGTGGTCCATCAGACTGCATCAGAGACCATCGAGCCAGGAGGCTCTGTGACTCTGAACTGTACAGTCCACCCTGGGACCTGTGATGGAGAGCACAGTGTTTACTGGTTCAAAAACTCTCACCCAGGATTCATTTACACCCATGGAGGCAAGAATGATCAGTGTGTGAGGAAAGCtaactcacaaacaaacacctgtgtCTACAACTTGCCAATGAAAAACCTACATGTTTCTAATATTGGGACGTACTACTGCGCTGTCGCTTCATGCGGACACATTCTGTTTGGAAACGGGACCAAGTTGGACTTTGGAG ATGGCCTGAACTCTCCTGCCTTGGTGTATTTCTTGAGTGGAGCTTTGATATTTGCGACCATCCTGATAGTCGTCATGGCCTTCTTACTGTACAAGATGAACAAAAGAAACCGTCTCCTATCTCAAG AGGCTCAAGCTAGATTTTCTGCTCCTGCCATAAGAAACCATGAG GGTCACAGAGAAGCAGACAACCTCTTCTATGCCACTCTTAACGTTAATATGCCCAACACATcgaggagacagagaaacacaaccaaagacgAGTGTGTGTACTCCAGCGTAAAGCAGTAG
- the LOC132958648 gene encoding uncharacterized protein LOC132958648: protein MFTFYLLFFVLHTAYGALLYADPGQQVTLPCVFTSGAKYLSWYKQAAGEKPQIMSSFYKHSRDAIGFFNQFKDKNRFSAQTGEGFYHLIISNVQESDSAMYYCGQTSITTIEFHEGIFLVLKDSSASSFIRQPASDPAKQGDAVTLSCTVHTGTCDGEHSVYWFKNSEESNPGLIYANGGQNDKCESKPISQSLTCVYNLPMTSLNLSHAGTYYCAVVACGRILFVQRRQAANYNVLHEKEKQLPIIRVSSNNFRSIHDKRRGLPKQTQPLLCHFKCRPDRQIKTPEGSNLE, encoded by the exons ATGTTCAcgttttatctgctcttttttgTTCTCCACACAGCCT ATGGAGCTCTGCTGTACGCTGACCCCGGACAACAAGTGACTTTACCGTGCGTCTTCACCTCCGGTGCAAAATACCTGTCTTGGTACAAGCAGGCAGCAGGGGAGAAACCTCAAATAATGTCTTCCTTCTACAAACACTCACGTGATGCCATTGGtttcttcaaccagtttaaagacAAGAATCGGTTTTCAGCTCAGACGGGAGAAGGATTCTACCATCTGATCATATCCAATGTGCAGGAATCGGATTCGGCTATGTACTACTGTGGACAAACCAGCATAACAACCATTGAATTTCATGAGGGgatatttttggttttaaaag ATTCTAGTGCCTCGTCTTTCATCCGACAGCCGGCGTCCGACCCTGCAAAGCAAGGAGACGCTGTGACTCTGAGCTGTACAGTCCACACTGGGACCTGTGATGGAGAACACAGTGTTTACTGGTTTAAAAACTCTGAAGAATCTAATCCAGGACTCATTTACGCCAATGGAGGCCAGAATGACAAGTGTGAGAGCAAACCTATCTCACAATCGCTCACTTGTGTCTACAATTTGCCGATGACCAGCCTGAATCTTTCTCATGCTGGGACCTATTACTGCGCTGTGGTTGCATGTGGACGCATTCTGTTTGTGCAACGGCGCCAAGCTGCAAATTATAA CGTGCTtcatgaaaaagagaaacagctgCCGATCATCAG AGTCTCAAGCAACAATTTCCGCTCCATCCATGACAAACGCAGAG GGTTACCAAAACAAACTCAACCTCTACTATGCCACTTTAAGTGTCGACCTGACCGACAGATCAAGACGCCAGAGGGATCCAACCTGGAGTGA